In Candida albicans SC5314 chromosome 4, complete sequence, the genomic window tttattttgattgattgattgattgWttggttggttggttggttggttggttggttattctttttttttttataagtTAATGTATATTATTTTAAAGTGATGTTCatgatttgtttgtttactATCTaaatgttgttgtaaaCTAGGTCTGATATTAATTTGGCTTGCTGTGATGGATGAATAGGAGATTTAATAACACCGCcactttctttctttctttctttctttctttcttcccATATTACACTAAATTATGTATATCGCTCTTTTATTACTCCAACTCCAACACTCCTccttttaaatttttacGCTTGTTCAGGAACGACGACAACCATCACcacacaaaaaataaaacaatttattatagATTTCTTGCATATAGGTGTGAAACGCGTGAATTCTTAAATTTATCCACGtgatcaacaaattgactaaacaccaagaagttagacATAAATATATTACCAGTGTTATCAAAGTATTAAAGATATTTTACATTAATTctacttctttttcttttcaaatatcaacaaaatctATTCTTCACACATGTTTACTTAACTTCAACTTTAACTTTAACTgtaaaaacaaattcaaaaatcaaaacctatacaacaacaattatgCTAAATCTACAACAACTACCAAGCCCAACCTATAGtttttagtttagtttagtttagtttagtttagCTTAACTTRGCTTGACCTCTTTATAATGGTTTCATAATCTCTTCatataacaattttttcaaatcttcaattgttaattgatctttcattttatcaaaatcgAAAAAATCTTCTGGGATTTTATCACTAATTGGTTCATCATTAGGATCATGATATAATTGTAAATAAGGATGTTTTAAAGCATCTTCAACAGTAATTCTTTTAGCAGgattaaaaattaataatttttctaataaatctAATGCCAATGGATTAATATTTGTCCTACCGCCAGTATTACTAGTACTAGTACtagtattgttgttggtattgGCAAATAATTCACTGAACGGaatttttttacaaaaGGGTAAACTTCTAATATATTCTCTTGCTCGTTTAgatttaatattataataatcttCCATATTTGGTGTTCCTAAAACTTCCATAATTAACcataattgattatgataATCTCTACCAGGGAATAAAGGTCTACCACTCAACATTTCTGCCAATATACAACCAACTGACCAAACATCAATAGCAGTAGTATATTCTTGAAAAGTTAACATGATTTCTGGAGCTCTATACCATCTTGTAGCTACGTATTCTGTCATGAATCCATAATTATCTTCTTGTGAAGCAATTGATCTTGCTAAACCAAAATcacaaatttttaaatcacaatttgaatttaataataaattcagTGGTTTTAAATCTCGATGCAATACATTAGCTGAATGCATAGCTTTTAAAGCTCTTAAAGTTtgataaatgaaatattgTATATGATCATCAGATAAATTTTGAGTTCTAATGACTCGATGTAAATCAGTTTCCatcaattcttgaattaaataaatttcattaaatgaTTCATAATTAATTGGTCGTTGTATAGCTAATATACTAATGATATTTTCATGATTAAAatgttttaataattttaattctcGTAATGTACGTAAACATAACATACTTCTTTCAAAtggttcaatttttttaatggCAACTTTTTGTTGTGATGGTTTATGAATGGCTGAACAAACTATTCCATATGCTCCTTCTCCAACAATTTctaatatttgataatgatcAGATACGTTGAATGAAACTTGACGAggggaagaagaagtagtAGCTGCAGCGTTAGCTGCTGCGGCTGCGGCTGCTgcctgttgttgttgttgttgttgttgttgtgctTGAGCTTGAGCCTGAGCCTGAGCCTGagcttgttgttgtaacatttgttgttgatgttgctgttgaagctgatgatgttgatcTATATTCATCATTTGTATTAAGTAAGTAGTAGTAGCGATTTCTATTGATGACGTGGTCgaaatattcaattaatctgaaaaaaaaaattattttaaaaaaaaataggcTTTTCTCCTTTATAAAGGTAAATATCAAATAGAACTCTTAATAGATAATGGGATAGTAGTTTGAGAATAGTAGTTcgttggttggttggttggttggttggttggttggttggttgattttgggatagtaaatttaaaataaataatatataagttgaaaataaagaaattataaGGAGTGACTGTTTatataaaatttaaattaaatttagctatcaaaaataatagaaagTGGAAGGATTATAGTTGTAGtaagaaaggaaaagaaaggaaaagaaaagaaatgaaaagaaaagaaaggggaaaagaattttgaagttgatgGGAATTGAActagtatatatatatagttgGAGTTAGAGTTGGAATTGGAGTTGGTCTGAATATAAACACAAAGCAGAAGAATAAGAAGAACAAAGTAGAAGTAAGTAATATCTTGTCTTGTCTTGTCTTGTCCTTTACaatttgtgtgtgtgtgggATTGTGGGATTGTGTGTGTATTGGAGAAATggttttttcatttttttag contains:
- the CEK1 gene encoding mitogen-activated serine/threonine-protein kinase (ERK-family protein kinase; required for wild-type yeast-hypha switch, mating efficiency, virulence in mice; Cst20-Hst7-Cek1-Cph1 MAPK pathway regulates mating, and invasive hyphal growth under some conditions; Spider biofilm induced): MNIDQHHQLQQQHQQQMLQQQAQAQAQAQAQAQQQQQQQQQAAAAAAAANAAATTSSSPRQVSFNVSDHYQILEIVGEGAYGIVCSAIHKPSQQKVAIKKIEPFERSMLCLRTLRELKLLKHFNHENIISILAIQRPINYESFNEIYLIQELMETDLHRVIRTQNLSDDHIQYFIYQTLRALKAMHSANVLHRDLKPSNLLLNSNCDLKICDFGLARSIASQEDNYGFMTEYVATRWYRAPEIMLTFQEYTTAIDVWSVGCILAEMLSGRPLFPGRDYHNQLWLIMEVLGTPNMEDYYNIKSKRAREYIRSLPFCKKIPFSELFANTNNNTSTSTSNTGGRTNINPLALDLLEKLLIFNPAKRITVEDALKHPYLQLYHDPNDEPISDKIPEDFFDFDKMKDQLTIEDLKKLLYEEIMKPL